In Porites lutea chromosome 1, jaPorLute2.1, whole genome shotgun sequence, a single genomic region encodes these proteins:
- the LOC140950712 gene encoding serine/threonine-protein kinase TAO3-like, translated as MSLAKCELLKNPEYEDLFDDHDPEKLFTDLREIGRGNFGTVFYAKNIKTDEVVAIKKMSYNGKQPRERWQAILKEVKLLKLCNHKNTVSCKGCLLKEHTAWLVMEYCVGSASDVLEVLKKPLREVEIAAICHDALQGLRYLHKSGRIHRDVKARNVLLTENGVVKLADFGSAALLARAKSFVGTPYWMAPEVILAMGEGQYDGKVDVWSLGITCVELAERDPPLFNMNSMSALYHIAQNDPPMLSSPENWSSSFVEFVQECLRKQPSVRPTAEDLLEHAFVVQTRPADILYNLVKRTKQAVRTLEDRMYRKMKKMIISDPIGEGEDTEKSGATKEGDSVSKKKASAQLPFKTKKARVGSDADITNCTDQQQVDSESALGTSPFMVPAIPLHKKKPKKCTPMPGN; from the coding sequence ATGTCGTTAGCCAAGTGTGAGCTATTAAAGAATCCAGAGTATGAAGACCTATTTGATGACCATGATCCTGAAAAACTTTTTACTGATTTACGGGAAATTGGTCGTGGCAATTTTGGCACAGTGTTCTATGccaaaaatatcaaaacagaCGAGGTTGTAGCGATCAAGAAGATGTCCTACAATGGTAAGCAACCCAGGGAGAGATGGCAGGCTATTTTGAAGGAAGTTAAATTGCTGAAGCTCTGTAACCACAAGAATACTGTTAGCTGTAAAGGATGCCTTTTGAAAGAACACACAGCATGGCTTGTGATGGAATATTGTGTAGGATCAGCGTCAGATGTCTTAGAAGTTCTCAAGAAACCACTGAGGGAAGTTGAAATAGCTGCAATATGTCATGATGCTCTACAGGGACTTCGATATCTGCACAAGAGTGGAAGAATTCACAGAGATGTGAAAGCAAGAAATGTCCTCTTGACTGAGAATGGAGTAGTCAAGCTGGCGGACTTTGGCTCTGCAGCTCTGTTGGCTCGCGCCAAGTCTTTTGTTGGTACACCATACTGGATGGCACCTGAAGTCATCTTAGCTATGGGTGAAGGACAGTATGATGGCAAGGTAGATGTCTGGTCCTTAGGGATCACCTGTGTTGAACTAGCTGAGAGAGACCCTCCGCTGTTTAACATGAATTCAATGAGTGCCCTTTACCATATTGCTCAGAATGATCCTCCAATGCTTTCTTCCCCAGAAAACTGGTCTTCTAGTTTTGTGGAATTTGTGCAGGAATGCTTGAGGAAGCAGCCTTCTGTCAGGCCTACAGCCGAAGATCTTCTGGAGCATGCATTTGTGGTGCAAACAAGACCAGCAGACATCCTTTACAACCTAGTTAAGAGAACCAAACAGGCTGTCAGAACCCTTGAGGATCGGATGTACCGCAAGATGAAAAAGATGATTATCAGTGATCCCATAGGTGAAGGAGAAGATACAGAGAAGTCTGGTGCTACAAAAGAAGGGGACAGTGTCAGTAAGAAAAAAGCAAGTGCACAGCTTCCTTTCAAGACCAAGAAGGCAAGAGTTGGTAGTGATGCAGACATCACCAATTGCACAGATCAACAGCAAGTTGACTCAGAGAGTGCCCTGGGAACTTCACCCTTTATGGTGCCAGCCATACCACTCCataaaaagaaaccaaagaaaTGTACTCCAATGCCGGGGAATTGA
- the LOC140950500 gene encoding uncharacterized protein: MSFISDELANVLKSVYMKEESGKVEDVNSSIKLDKDDVDIPKVEKRSRKHKHKKHSSKSKSRDKKKHKKRKRKSRSRSSSESRSRSRSRSTEQENSKPHKSRPLLSRSKSPDEIDQSDFVLQKERADEDDKDLSSDKERNNLKSKEAFETVSSSADLGFKEKCKEIAVSESKTLEDENEGGNAESVDVKTLNLHNLSPASKKEKERSSSRGKSEEKVTQSKQKNSPSHSRGKSRSPDDESSQTLKQRQSRSHSRDQHIAKRLRSCSKESVHRKTSRSRSSSRNKKKANSHSRSSSRSKSRSRSPSRNKSAKRRKSKSRSHSTGKNRNRRGSRSRSRSHSHSKSRKSRSHSKQRSTKQKRTKSRSRSKERNQKRSLSKSCSRSHSRSKSRSRSRSPRHKRTRSRSRRRSPVFRNFRRFSPPPWRRGSGSFRRRSRSTSRSRRSSSRRRSYSRRRDSRSRSDSRSKSRQTSGRRSRSRSRVRRSRSRSHIRNRKSRSVSKGKRRRSRSLSHSKGKGRRSTSRDRNRTRSRSKSKSKDQTQTVGVLPNPKTNTATANNVSSVTDKPVATTLSSQQVKVAQKAGGKTIEELTAFCKKLQEEKEDSENVKSEDGSKVDEEQTQTVTHHPFLVKEKPDITIPPVIFPVNMNKPSLPAVDPSKPLQEQFPVSCGSKHREKEHVNDGAGIVADVDGSANQQQQINEVFAPPITEKLDISELVGKRMEAQRRLQSDPNDIEALLTLQEIQMKMQNWCQSNVKPGQFTGELVKNLLPKEDLQGGFQAWAKKDMFHNLTPVSGGIGMKLLQKMGWKPGQVIGKRGEGYAEPIALTVKIDRKGLSAGKEKAAKKSTPAVLDLQGKHPVSALAEYCSKRKWQLPDYSLIFDHGPAHHKQFLFKVLVNGTEYQPAVVCGNKKQAKAQAAIFALKGLGLIPEDADMSAV; this comes from the exons ATGAGTTTTATATCTGACGAACTTGCCAACGTTTTAAAATCCGTGTACATGAAGGAAGAGAGTGGAAAAGTAGAAGATGTAAATTCTTCGATAAAATTAGACAAGGATGATGTTGATATTCCTAAAGTAGAGAAGCGCTCGAGAAAGCACAAGCACAAAAAGCATTCGTCCAAGTCAAAGTCGAGAGACAAGAAAAAGCACAAGAAACGAAAACGTAAATCCAGATCCAGATCTAGTTCGGAATCACGCTCCAGATCAAGGTCGCGTTCAACTGAACAAGAAAATTCTAAGCCACATAAGAGCCGTCCGCTTTTGTCAAGGTCAAAATCACCTGATGAAATTGACCAATCTGATTTTGTTCTGCAAAAGGAGAGAGCAGACGAAGATGACAAAGATCTTAGCTCGGACAAAGAACGAAATAACTTAAAATCTAAGGAGGCTTTTGAGACAGTTTCATCTTCTGCAGATCTTGGCTTTAAGGAAAAGTGTAAAGAAATAGCTGTGTCTGAATCCAAAACGTTGGAAGACGAAAACGAAGGAGGTAATGCTGAAAGTGTGGATGTCAAAACTTTAAACTTGCATAATCTCTCCCCAGcatcgaaaaaagaaaaagaaagatctAGCAGTAGAGGCAAATCAGAGGAGAAAGTAACTCagtcaaaacagaaaaacagtcCTTCGCATTCAAGGGGTAAATCAAGATCACCAGACGACGAGTCATCTCAAACTTTGAAACAAAGACAATCAAGGTCACACTCCAGAGACCAACACATTGCAAAGAGGTTGAGATCATGTTCTAAGGAATCAGTGCATCGCAAAACATCCAGATCTAGATCAAGctcaagaaataaaaaaaaagcaaactcACATTCAAGATCAAGTTCTAGATCAAAGTCCAGATCAAGGTCACCCTCAAGGAATAAATCAGCCAAACGGAGGAAGTCTAAGTCTAGGTCACATTCTACAGGAAAAAACAGAAACAGGCGTGGTTCAAGGTCACGATCTCGCTCTCACTCACATAGTAAGTCAAGAAAGTCAAGGTCACATTCAAAACAAAGATCAACCAAGCAAAAGAGAACAAAGTCCAGATCACGTTCTAAGGAACGAAACCAAAAAAGAAGTCTTTCAAAGTCGTGTTCCCGCTCTCATTCACGTAGTAAATCTAGATCAAGGTCGCGATCACCAAGGCATAAGAGAACACGTTCTAGATCAAGGAGGAGATCTCCTGTATTTAGGAATTTTCGAAGGTTTTCACCTCCTCCCTGGAGGAGAGGCTCAGGTTCATTTCGACGGAGGTCACGATCAACTTCAAGGTCTCGAAGATCGAGTTCAAGGAGAAGAAGTTATTCAAGACGGAGAGATTCACGTTCCAGATCTGATTCAAGATCTAAGTCAAGACAAACGAGTGGCCGGAGATCTCGCTCAAGATCTAGAGTGAGGAGATCAAGGTCAAGATCTCACATACGAAATAGGAAATCTCGATCTGTATCGAAGGGAAAGAGAAGAAGGTCTAGGTCTCTCTCACActcaaaaggaaaaggaagaaggTCAACATCAAGGGACAGAAACAGGACCAGATCTCGTTCAAAGTCTAAGTCAAAAGATCAAACACAAACTGTAGGGGTGTTACCAAATCCAAAAACAAACACAGCAACTGCAAACAATGTGTCTAGCGTAACTGACAAGCCAGTTGCTACTACTCTCTCTTCACAGCAGGTCAAAGTTGCTCAGAAAGCTGGAGGGAAGACCATTGAAGAGCTGACAGCTTTCTGCAAAAAATTACAGGAGGAAAAAGAAGATAGTGAAAACGTTAAAAGTGAGGATGGCAGTAAAGTAGATGAGGAGCAAACTCAGACTGTGACACATCATCCATTTTTGGTGAAAGAGAAACCTGATATCACCATTCCACCAGTTATCTTTCCT GTCAACATGAACAAACCCAGTCTCCCAGCAGTCGACCCAAGCAAACCATTGCAGGAACAGTTCCCGGTCTCTTGTGGTAGTAAGCACAGAGAGAAAGAACATGTTAATGATGGAGCTGGGATAGTAGCTGATGTTGATGGCTCTGCAAATCAACAACAGCAGATAAATGAAGTATTTGCACCACCAATTACTGAG aaacttGACATTAGTGAGCTTGTTGGGAAAAGGATGGAAGCTCAAAGACGTCTTCAAAGTGACCCTAATGATATTGAAGCCTTACTAACTCTGCAggaaattcaaatgaaaatgcAGAATTGGTGTCAGTCAAATGTGAAACCTGGTCAGTTTACTGGGGAGCTTGTTAAGAACCTTCTTCCAAAGGAAGATTTACAAGGAGGCTTCCAGGCATGGGCCAAAAAG GATATGTTTCACAACCTTACACCAGTTTCTGGAGGAATTGGAATGAAGCTTCTACAGAAAATGGGTTGGAAACCTGGACAAGTTATTGGTAAAAGAGGAGAAGGGTATGCAGAACCCATCGCTCTGACGGTGAAAATTGATAGGAAAGGGCTGAGTGCAGGAAAAGAAAAGGCTGCAAAGAAGAGCACTCCAGCAGTTTTGGACTTGCAAG GAAAGCATCCAGTTTCTGCCCTGGCAGAATATTGCAGTAAAAGGAAGTGGCAGCTACCTGACTACTCCTTGATCTTTGACCATGGCCCAGCTCACCACAAGCAGTTCCTGTTTAAAGTATTGGTTAATGGTACAGAATATCAGCCAGCTGTGGTCTGCGGCAACAAAAAACAAGCTAAAGCACAAGCAGCAATCTTTGCTTTGAAAGGCTTGGGCCTTATTCCTGAAGATGCTGACATGTCTGCTGTTTAG
- the LOC140950879 gene encoding protein jagunal homolog 1-like, protein MASRDGPRASGTDGSDFTHRQRVASHYKESVQWKAKLKACLCFQLILNLGFGAWITAAYSGLSKANLEPWELAWLLSIIPAVVGLASLPKNNIKQMYICACGILLIGVGPLVFGACAMLQDIFFNIRQGRAPASQEWQNAPMKMAAVAFVIQFHGISLYYGNKLISAWNSKGEKKTS, encoded by the exons ATGGCCTCGAGAGATGGACCTCGTGCTTCTGGTACGGATGGATCAGACTTTACACACAGACAGCGTGTGGCTTCCCACTACAAGGAAAGCGTTCAATGGAAGGCCAAATTGAAGGCCTGCCTTTGTTTCCAGTTAATTCTTAACCTGGGTTTCGGAGCTTGGATCACTGCAGCTTACAGTGG GTTAAGCAAGGCAAACCTAGAGCCCTGGGAACTGGCCTGGTTACTGAGCATCATTCCTGCAGTTGTTGGACTTGCAAGCCTTCCAAAAAACAATATTAAGCAGATGTACATTTGTGCATGTGGAATTCTGCTTATTGGAGTGGGTCCTTTAGTTTTTGGAGCTTGTGCCATGCTACAAGATATCTTTTTCAACATCCGTCAAGGAAGAGCCCCTGCCTCACAGGAATGGCAAAATGCACCGATGAAAATGGCTGCTGTAGCTTTTGTTATACAGTTTCACGGCATCAGCCTGTACTATGGAAACAAACTAATAAGTGCTTGGAACTCCAAGGGGGAGAAAAAGACATCATAG